TAACCATGGTGCCAGGAGaatcaaagacaaaacaaaaaggtaGAGTGTGTTTCATGAAGAAGTTGTTGACTGAATAAGGCAGCAAGAACACATACCATCCAGCCTCTGAACCTCATTTTCACCCAgatataaatactttaaaaatcaatttcttttcAAAGGGTTTAAAATACTCAAGATGGGAATGACCCCTGGAGCATTCCAGTGGCTGGCATTACCGCTGAGGTTCGTTGCTGAGATACCAACACCAAGATCATGCTGAAGTTTCTCTCTTTCACTGTGCTATTCCCTGAATAGATAAGCTGTCAAACAAGGCAGAAGCTACAAATGAAGCTTATTTCTACCGAGTTCATGAGGCTTCTCCCAGTGTCAATGTTTTTAGACTCACGTGAAGAATGAGAGCCTTCTGAAGGCTTCCCCCCCACCCACCGTATTTTTCTCTCCTGTCTAGACTCTTGCGAATGAAGATGGAAACGATAGCTTTCCCATTGGGAAAGCAGATCTGTACTTGCTGTGGATGCTCCGGTGTCCTAAGTTCTAAATAAAGGATCTCAACATATCTGTAGGTTTGATGGCTACGCTGAAGAAGATGCTTGAGGTTGTGACTACATTTGTTACAGGAATAGGGTTACTCTTCAGGAAGGCGTCTCTAAAATTGTGTAAGAGCTGTTCTATGATAGGAACCTCTAGACACCTCAGGTCTTTATGGGATCTGTCCTCTCATGACTTCTCAGATGTTTAAAGAGGCTACAACTCCAACTGAAACTCAGGCCGCATTCTTTACACTGAAAGGGTTTCTCACCAGTGTGGATCCTCTGATGCTGATTGAGATGTGACTTCAGAGCAAAACCTCTGCCACATTCATTACACTGATGGGCTTTCAGGCTGCAATAGCTTTTAGGATATTGGTTGATGTGGGGACACTGGCCAACGCTTTCTCCACACAGATTACATTTATAGGTTTTCTCTGCGGTATGAGTTCTGTAATGCTGAATGAGGTCTGAACTATAATGAAAGGCTTCGCCACACACGTCGCACTTATAAGGCTGCTCTTGCAACTCAATCTTCTTATCTTCGATCACCGTTAAGTTCCAGCTGTATGCTTCCTCGCAAACAccattctgttcatttttctggccCATGTGGAGCACCTGGTGTTCAATGAGGCTAACGTACTGAAAAAAGACTTCTCCGCATTCATGACACTGGTGGGACTTCTCTCTCGAGTGAAGCCTCAGATGCCCAGCAAGGTGTGACCGTCTCCCAAAGCCCTTCCCACACTCGTTACACTTAAAGGGCCTCTCCCCACTGTGCACGCTCTGATGCTGGACCAGGTGAGACCTCACTCGGAAAGCTTTCCCGCACAAGGGGCAGGTGTAAGGCTTCTCCCCCGTGTGCACCCGCTGATGCTGAGTGAGGTGCACACGCTGATTGTAGCTTTTCCCACACTCGTCGCACCTAAACGGTTTCTCCCCAGTGTGTATCCGCTGATGCTGGATAAGATGTGCGCTCTGAATAAAGCTCTTCCCGCATTCATTACATTTATGGGGTCTCTCTCCAGTGGAGGGCTTTTTGTGGGCATAGGTGACTTCGCTGAAATTCATCCTCTTTGAAGAGGGCTGTCCTAGTATCTCTTTCATGGGCATTCCCTGCTTTCTCTCCAACTTGCCCTGGTGCTCGTGGCCTTCTCCAAAATCTTGAACTGGAGACACATTTCTTTGGAGTCTGCCTGTGGGTTCCATGTCCGCTTCTGAAAACTCTGAAATTTTCTTCTTGACATTCAGTTTTGTATTCTTACTTCTTCTACTGCCACCTGAAAAAgtcaagagaaaatgaaaatgttatcaGTCCTTTTAcggaagaaaaggaaactatcagGAAAAAATGGATAATCAGATGAAACTATGATGTAACAGGAGTAACAAAGGAGGAGGGGAGCATGTAGGTGCTCTGGTGTCTGTTTGGTGAACAAGATAAATAGAGCGCTTACTTGGGAGGGTGatgagaaagactgaggacaggcaGTCAAAGGGAAACGCCAAACACTGTTACTACACAGACAGAAAGGAATTCTGACATGGGAGAGGCGGTAGGAAAGGTGGAAGGGATCCTCACCCCAACATGAGTCAGGGAGAGAATGAGACAGAACAAAGATACACAGCTAGATGGTGAGAACTGACGAAGGCCTGAGGAATGGGAGGCAAAGGAATGTGAGGGGGATATGGAATTGGAAGAATATCCAGTTAGGAgccaggaaaaagagaaatgagcCAGAAGAAATGTtgttgggagttccctggtggtccagtggctgcgactctgtgctcccaacacagggggccagggtttggtccctggtcatggaactaaatcccacatgctgcaactaaagagtttAAAtgcgcaactaagacccagagcagccaaataaatattaaaaaaaaaaaaaacatacagtaCAAATGATAATAAAACAGAGGGTAACTCTCCATCCCCGCCTACTACAGCTGCCACCATCCCCACCCATCTGTCCAATAGTTCTAAGCTGATAAACCAATTCCTGCCTCGTTTACGCTCCGAAGACCAACTGCTCACACCTACATCTTTGGGATTTCTCTCTGAAGTGGCGCTTGAGGTGCTCGATCAGGTGTGAGTGGCGCCCGAAGCTCTTCCCGCACTCGGGGCAGCCGTAGGGCCGCTCGCCGCTGTGCACGCTGTGATGCTGGACGAGGTGGGAGCTGACGCGGAAGGCCTTGCCGCACACCTGGCAGGTGTAGGGCTTCTCGCCGGTGTGGACGCGCTGGTGCTGGGTGAGGTGCACGCGCTGGTTGTAGCTCTTCCCGCACTCGCCACACTTGaagggcttctcgcccgtgtggaTTCGCCGGTGCTGGATGAAGTTGGAGGCCTGCAGGAAGAACTTCCCGCAGTCATTACACCTGTGCCCCCTCTCGCCGCTGGTGGGTGGCTTCCGGGTCACGTCGGTGATGGCCCCGAGCTCTCTCTTCTGGGGAGGGGTCTGCCTTGATCGCCCCCCTGGCGGGTGGACCTGCCACCTTTCTACCATGCCATGAAGGTCGCTAACTTCTCCAAACTCCTGACTCGAGGGAACAGTTCTCTCAGGGCCTCCTGAAGTCATCCAGGATGATTCAGCTTCATCAGAAATGTGCTTTATTGTGAGTTCCACGTTGTCATTCCTGGACTCATAATCtgagaggaaagagggaaaatgGAAATGTTAAGTTTACTCCCTGATTCAGGAATAGAGAAAAATTACATGAAACCAACAAGTGCAAGCAAGGAATGACTTTGTAAAGCCATCTGCAAAATGACTTCACAATACAGGCATGGGATGAGGATCAGTGAAGTcggaaactgaggcaggaaagggaagacagagcCGGCAGGAATGGATCAATGGGATGAGACTGGGAGAGCAGTCATTTCATTTAAGGACAATGACTTCCTCTTGACATGGGACTTCCGTCCAGTAGCTGTTTGTGAACACCTATGCTGTGTTAAATATTCtcagtaaaatctgatgctgggTGATGTTACTAACCCAGTCCTCACCTTCCCCTTCCTGTTCATTCACAGCCCTGAGAAGAAAGAGGATCTCTCAGCTTTTTCAATCCCCAAAGAATCTCAGTTTGGTGTGAATCAGTCTCAAGGGAGAAAAGCATCCTTTCTACACCCGGAAAGGCCCTACGACTGTTGAGAGCTAAGTCACTGCTTGGTGGTTGTTGATGAATAGACACACTTAAGAGGCTGCAgtccaaacaaaaaaaagaggctGCAGTCCATTCCCCGTGTAACTGGATCAGCAACATGCATTTCACTCAAAACATGGAAATTTAATAGAGTGCAAAGATAAACTTTCAGTGGTTAACAAAAAACAGGAATGTTTCTTTAAAGGCTAGAGAGAAAGATCATAGTCCATTGAGAACTTtccaaaaagattttttataaagagaaaaattgttttcaaacatTACATAAAACGCCCCTGGCACCGTCTGGCATCCCGTGTTtgatcctggtccaggaagatcccacgtgccgcggggcaactaagcctgtgcaccacaactattcagcctgtgaccccgagcctgtgctctgcaacgagagaagctactgcagtgcgaagcccgcacaccacaactggagagcagcaactagagaaacgcctacgcagcaaggaagacccagcacagccaaacaatgaataaattaactagaaaaaaaaaaaaaaaaaaaaagaattcaaaacagctTGGAGAATAATATGCAGCAGAAGTGTGCCAAGTTCTGCAACTCTGAAACCCATTAAATACCTATAAAGTGattgaaaaagataaaacaatactGACTCAAATTAGACCAAGAAATTAGTTTTAAAAGAAGGGAATGAAAGAAATTtgcattaaatataatatttatactaCATAAGCAATTCCTTGAGACTACCACTAAGATCCCAACAGACAAGTAAGCAGAGGGCATGTGCAAATAactcaaagaaaacacaaacatatatcAATAGtaataaaggaaatagaaaatctgaaagagcagtagaaaatgttcctttttaaataaaagcctGTGAGTGCACTAAACACTTGGACACTGTGGGATAatgcttttcaaaagaaatttgggCTTATAAGTGGATGGATTCCATCTAAAGTCCACCAGCGTGCCTGACAGTGACTCTTCCAAAAGAATTCATTCAAAAGAGGCTACAAGCCATAAGCTTCAAAATATCTGCCATAGTGCTGAGGTTTTCTATAATTGCTCCAGGCAGCATAGCCAAATATTACTTTCCAAGATCATTAGCTTAGAAATAGGTTCAAAAATCTCATCTGGGGTACAAAATTCAAGAAGGGATGAGATATGTGAAATGCAGATGCCAAGGCGAATATAAGGCCGGTACCAGTGGTCTGAGAATAGTAATGGAGTGAATTAGCCACCCATGCTTGTGCTATgcggtgcttagtcgctcagtcatgtcagactctgcgacaccgtggactctagcccgccaggctgctctgtccatggggattctccaggcaagaatactggagtgggttgccgttttctactCCAATCATACTCTTATTATGATGGAAATAATCAGAATAAgtagaataagagaaaaaaaagagagacggAGAAAGCTGATTTACtctcacagaaaaacaaaataaccagTCATAGCAAttacatgcatacatgtataaCAACCTCtgtgccgtacacctgaaactaagacaacactgTTAACCAACTATATCCAATATAcaataaaaaactttaaataaataaatgtaacacGCATGCTTTCACTAGATATGCTAGAAATACTCTTTATGGATAATAAAATGAAGATGTCCTACACCACGCAAGCAAAATCATTCTTACCCAGGGAAGTCATACTCCCATAATTCTCCTTCCGGTCATCCCTATAGAGGGACTTCTGGGACTGGTCCAAATGTCCCCATTCTTCCAGGATGAAGGACACAGCCACGTCAGCCACATCTTCAATTTTCACCAACTTCTGAAACATGAGATCGCCACTAAATCCCCATTCCCTAGGCTCAGAAGGGAGGGACTGTGCTTCACGGAGGGTGGGGGAGTGGAACAGGAAAAGACAGTGAACACAAACCCAGACGAGCCCTGTCTCTGGTTAAAGAGATAGAACTCTGATACAGAATCAGCCTTAAAGCAGCTACGTGTCCAAGAGCCAACGAGGGTCCCTCGAAGTGGGCACAGGGACGCCGCTCACCTGGGACCCAGTGGAGAGGAGCGAGGCTGTCAGCTCCTGGCTGTCCttcaggggaagggaggaaactTGGAGAGCAGGAAGCGCtgagaggggagaaaaaagaggagTCAGTGAGAATCTCTGCCTAGTTCCAAATGCCATCATGTTCTGCTTTTTCTCAAGAAACCACCATGGTGCCCTGTGGCACTGAGGCCACATTCTTTTGCTTGGCCGTCAAGACGTTCTCCTCTGAGCCCCCACACCTACCCCGTGCTCACCCTTCCCCTGAAAACACTAGGCTTCCTGCTGTGATCAGGCGGTCAGGCTGGTCCCGCTgctgaccagggatgggaccaTTCCCCTAGAAAGGATGCTCTCTGCCCTGTCAAGGTCAGATCTCATCACCTCGA
The sequence above is drawn from the Cervus canadensis isolate Bull #8, Minnesota chromosome 32, ASM1932006v1, whole genome shotgun sequence genome and encodes:
- the ZKSCAN5 gene encoding zinc finger protein with KRAB and SCAN domains 5 isoform X1 codes for the protein MIMTGSGEVIDLDPPSESSPEQEDLLIVKVEEEDCTWMQEYSPPVFETFYQRFKHFQYHEASGPREALSQLRVLCCEWLRPELHTKEQILELLVLEQFLTILPEEFQTWVREHHPESGEEAVAVVENIQRELEERQQQIVACPEGLPPKSVPPGAGPESFSHQLLPVDPQAEHEPQGPHLLEEDALPALQVSSLPLKDSQELTASLLSTGSQKLVKIEDVADVAVSFILEEWGHLDQSQKSLYRDDRKENYGSMTSLDYESRNDNVELTIKHISDEAESSWMTSGGPERTVPSSQEFGEVSDLHGMVERWQVHPPGGRSRQTPPQKRELGAITDVTRKPPTSGERGHRCNDCGKFFLQASNFIQHRRIHTGEKPFKCGECGKSYNQRVHLTQHQRVHTGEKPYTCQVCGKAFRVSSHLVQHHSVHSGERPYGCPECGKSFGRHSHLIEHLKRHFREKSQRCGSRRSKNTKLNVKKKISEFSEADMEPTGRLQRNVSPVQDFGEGHEHQGKLERKQGMPMKEILGQPSSKRMNFSEVTYAHKKPSTGERPHKCNECGKSFIQSAHLIQHQRIHTGEKPFRCDECGKSYNQRVHLTQHQRVHTGEKPYTCPLCGKAFRVRSHLVQHQSVHSGERPFKCNECGKGFGRRSHLAGHLRLHSREKSHQCHECGEVFFQYVSLIEHQVLHMGQKNEQNGVCEEAYSWNLTVIEDKKIELQEQPYKCDVCGEAFHYSSDLIQHYRTHTAEKTYKCNLCGESVGQCPHINQYPKSYCSLKAHQCNECGRGFALKSHLNQHQRIHTGEKPFQCKECGLSFSWSCSLFKHLRSHERTDPIKT
- the ZKSCAN5 gene encoding zinc finger protein with KRAB and SCAN domains 5 isoform X2 — protein: MIMTGSGEVIDLDPPSESSPEQEDLLIVKVEEEDCTWMQEYSPPVFETFYQRFKHFQYHEASGPREALSQLRVLCCEWLRPELHTKEQILELLVLEQFLTILPEEFQTWVREHHPESGEEAVAVVENIQRELEERQQQIVACPEGLPPKSVPPGAGPESFSHQLLPVDPQAEHEPQGPHLLEEDALPALQVSSLPLKDSQELTASLLSTGSQLVKIEDVADVAVSFILEEWGHLDQSQKSLYRDDRKENYGSMTSLDYESRNDNVELTIKHISDEAESSWMTSGGPERTVPSSQEFGEVSDLHGMVERWQVHPPGGRSRQTPPQKRELGAITDVTRKPPTSGERGHRCNDCGKFFLQASNFIQHRRIHTGEKPFKCGECGKSYNQRVHLTQHQRVHTGEKPYTCQVCGKAFRVSSHLVQHHSVHSGERPYGCPECGKSFGRHSHLIEHLKRHFREKSQRCGSRRSKNTKLNVKKKISEFSEADMEPTGRLQRNVSPVQDFGEGHEHQGKLERKQGMPMKEILGQPSSKRMNFSEVTYAHKKPSTGERPHKCNECGKSFIQSAHLIQHQRIHTGEKPFRCDECGKSYNQRVHLTQHQRVHTGEKPYTCPLCGKAFRVRSHLVQHQSVHSGERPFKCNECGKGFGRRSHLAGHLRLHSREKSHQCHECGEVFFQYVSLIEHQVLHMGQKNEQNGVCEEAYSWNLTVIEDKKIELQEQPYKCDVCGEAFHYSSDLIQHYRTHTAEKTYKCNLCGESVGQCPHINQYPKSYCSLKAHQCNECGRGFALKSHLNQHQRIHTGEKPFQCKECGLSFSWSCSLFKHLRSHERTDPIKT